Proteins co-encoded in one Conger conger chromosome 4, fConCon1.1, whole genome shotgun sequence genomic window:
- the LOC133126098 gene encoding zinc finger protein 260-like isoform X1, whose amino-acid sequence MAESETKYTALRLNTLDPECAATNTGDLIKTESQDFTKMTYVSHLHPDQIKIETDDGGYNNADHINVLDDIKCVVIKSDEVKLESYEILVSDLKDTVLPGAAVDCKDRTEPWRCAGEQNPNGKEPGTEQSTSTQHARCLNLSKLIQDDGVYTAEKPHQCSQCGECFLCFLRKRDLNIHQRIHRGEKHFQCSQCGKCFVNKSYLRLHHRIHTRERPYTCTRCGRSFLRKGDLEMHQQIHAGEKPHTCSHCGKCFLRKSYLKMHQRIHTGEKPYICTQCGKCFVTKPNLSNHQRIHTGEKPYTCTQCGMCFLRKSDLKMHQRIQAGEKPHACTHCGKCFLRNRDLNRHQRIHTGDKPHQCSQCEKCFLRKCDLNNHQRFHTGQSPYTCFQCEKSFSAKYTLMLHQRTHTGEKPFECSQCGKCFTAASALQKHQRIHTGERPYMCSHCGKCFLQKSHLCTHQEIHTGEKPYTCTDCGKCFLKKGDLNKHQRIHTGEKPYTCTQCGKRFLQKTNLFTHQKIHTGEKPYTCTHCGKCFLKKSDLNKHQRIHTGEKPYMCTQCGKCFGNKSNLFTHQRIHTGEKPNTCTQCGKCFLWKSDLKIHQRIHTGEKPYTCTQCGKCFLQKNHLSTHQKIHTGEKPYACTHCGKGFLKKSDLNKHQRIHTGEKPYMCTQCGKCFGNKSNLFTHQRIHTGEKPNTCTQCGKCFLRKSGLKIHQRIHTGEKPYTCTQCGKCFLQKNQLSTHQKIHSGEKPYTCTHCGKCFLRKGDLNNHQMIHTRGKQM is encoded by the exons atggcagagtcagagacaaAGTATACAGCACTAAGACTCAACACACTGGACCCAGAATGTGCTGCCACCAACACTGGGGATCTTATTAAGACAGAGAGCCAGGATTTTACAAAGATGACATATGTATCCCATCTGCACCCTGACCAAATCAAAATTGAGACTGATGATGGAGGCTACAATAACGCTGACCACATCAACGTCTTGGACGACATTAAATGTGTAGTCATTAAATCTGATGAAGTCAAGCTTGAATCCTATGAAATTCTAGTGAGTGATCTCAAGGACACTGTGCTTCCTGGAGCTGCTGTTGATTGCAAAGACCGGACAGAACCATGGCGATGTGCAGGTGAGCAAAATCCAAATGGAAAGGAACCAGGGACAGAACAGTCCACTTCCACCCAGCATGCAAGATGCCTTAATCTGTCAAAATTAATCCAAGATGATGGAGTCTATACTGCTGAAAAGCCCCACcaatgctcccagtgtggggagtgttttttgtgttttttaaggaAAAGAGACTTAAACatccatcagagaattcatagaGGTGAAAAGCACTTCCAATGCTCTCAGTGTGGAAAGTGTTTTGTTAATAAATCTTATTTAAGACTCCACCACAGAATTCATACGCGTGAACGGCCCTACACCTGTACTCGGTGTGGGAGGAGTTTTTTAAGGAAAGGTGATTTAGAAATGCATCAGCAAATTCATGCAGGAGAAAAGCCCCACACATGTTCTCACTGTGGAAAGTGTTTTTTGAGGAAaagttatttaaaaatgcatcagagaattcatacaggagaAAAGCCGTACATatgtactcagtgtgggaagtgttttgttACTAAACCTAATTTAAGTAACCACCAGAGGATTCATACAGGAGAAAAGCCCTAcacctgtactcagtgtgggatgtgttttttaaggaaaagtgatttaaaaatgcatcagcGAATTCAGGCGGGAGAAAAGCCCCATGCATGTACTCactgtgggaagtgctttttaAGGAATAGAGATTTAAACCGACATCAAA GAATCCATACAGGTGACAAGCCCCACCAATGTTCccagtgtgagaagtgttttttAAGGAAATGTGACTTAAACAACCACCAGAGATTTCACACAGGTCAAAGTCCCTACACATGTTTTCAATGTGAGAAGAGTTTTTCAGCAAAATATACTTTGATGCTCCATCAGAGAACTCATACAGGAGAAAAGCCTTTTGAATGCTCTCAGTGTGGAAAGTGTTTTACTGCAGCATCTGCTTTACAAAaacaccagagaattcatacggGAGAAAGGCCTTACATGTGCAGTcattgtgggaagtgttttcttCAGAAATCACATTTATGTACCCACCAGGAAATTCATACAGGAGAAAAGCCCTATACATGTACTGactgtgggaagtgttttttaaagaaaggtgATTTAAATAagcatcagagaattcatacaggagaAAAGCCATACACgtgtactcagtgtgggaagCGTTTTCTTCAAAAAACCAATTTATTTACCCACCAGAAAATTCATACAGGAGAAAAGCcctacacatgcactcactgtgggaagtgttttttaaagaaaagtgatttaaataagcatcagagaattcatacaggagaAAAGCCTTACATGTGcactcagtgtgggaagtgtttcgGTAATAAATCCAATTTATTCacccaccagagaattcatacaggtgaaaagcccaacacctgtactcagtgtgggaagtgttttttatGGAAAAGTGATTTAAAAATTCATCAAAGAATTCATACAGGAGAAAAGCCATAcacctgtactcagtgtgggaagtgttttcttCAAAAAAACCATTTAAGTACCCACCAGAAAATCCATACAGGAGAGAAGCcctacgcatgcacacactgtgggaagggttttttaaagaaaagtgatttaaataagcatcagagaattcatacaggagaAAAGCCTTACATGTGcactcagtgtgggaagtgtttcgGTAATAAATCCAATTTATTCACCCACCAGAggattcatacaggtgaaaagcccaaCACTtgtactcagtgtgggaagtgttttttaaGGAAAAGTGGTTTAAAAATTCATCAGAGGATTCATACAGGAGAAAAGCCATACACatgtactcagtgtgggaagtgttttcttCAAAAAAACCAATTAAGTACCCACCAGAAAAttcattcaggtgaaaagccctacacatgcactcactgtgggaagtgttttttaaGGAAAGGGGATTTAAACAACCATCAAATGATTCATACAAGAGGAAAgcaaatgtga
- the LOC133126098 gene encoding gastrula zinc finger protein XlCGF26.1-like isoform X4 encodes MHQQIHAGEKPHTCSHCGKCFLRKSYLKMHQRIHTGEKPYICTQCGKCFVTKPNLSNHQRIHTGEKPYTCTQCGIGFSAKYTLMLHQRTHTGEKPFECSQCGKCFTAASALQKHQRIHTGERPYMCSHCGKCFLQKSHLCTHQEIHTGEKPYTCTDCGKCFLKKGDLNKHQRIHTGEKPYTCTQCGKRFLQKTNLFTHQKIHTGEKPYTCTHCGKCFLKKSDLNKHQRIHTGEKPYMCTQCGKCFGNKSNLFTHQRIHTGEKPNTCTQCGKCFLWKSDLKIHQRIHTGEKPYTCTQCGKCFLQKNHLSTHQKIHTGEKPYACTHCGKGFLKKSDLNKHQRIHTGEKPYMCTQCGKCFGNKSNLFTHQRIHTGEKPNTCTQCGKCFLRKSGLKIHQRIHTGEKPYTCTQCGKCFLQKNQLSTHQKIHSGEKPYTCTHCGKCFLRKGDLNNHQMIHTRGKQM; translated from the exons ATGCATCAGCAAATTCATGCAGGAGAAAAGCCCCACACATGTTCTCACTGTGGAAAGTGTTTTTTGAGGAAaagttatttaaaaatgcatcagagaattcatacaggagaAAAGCCGTACATatgtactcagtgtgggaagtgttttgttACTAAACCTAATTTAAGTAACCACCAGAGGATTCATACAGGAGAAAAGCCCTAcacctgtactcagtgtgggat CGG TTTTTCAGCAAAATATACTTTGATGCTCCATCAGAGAACTCATACAGGAGAAAAGCCTTTTGAATGCTCTCAGTGTGGAAAGTGTTTTACTGCAGCATCTGCTTTACAAAaacaccagagaattcatacggGAGAAAGGCCTTACATGTGCAGTcattgtgggaagtgttttcttCAGAAATCACATTTATGTACCCACCAGGAAATTCATACAGGAGAAAAGCCCTATACATGTACTGactgtgggaagtgttttttaaagaaaggtgATTTAAATAagcatcagagaattcatacaggagaAAAGCCATACACgtgtactcagtgtgggaagCGTTTTCTTCAAAAAACCAATTTATTTACCCACCAGAAAATTCATACAGGAGAAAAGCcctacacatgcactcactgtgggaagtgttttttaaagaaaagtgatttaaataagcatcagagaattcatacaggagaAAAGCCTTACATGTGcactcagtgtgggaagtgtttcgGTAATAAATCCAATTTATTCacccaccagagaattcatacaggtgaaaagcccaacacctgtactcagtgtgggaagtgttttttatGGAAAAGTGATTTAAAAATTCATCAAAGAATTCATACAGGAGAAAAGCCATAcacctgtactcagtgtgggaagtgttttcttCAAAAAAACCATTTAAGTACCCACCAGAAAATCCATACAGGAGAGAAGCcctacgcatgcacacactgtgggaagggttttttaaagaaaagtgatttaaataagcatcagagaattcatacaggagaAAAGCCTTACATGTGcactcagtgtgggaagtgtttcgGTAATAAATCCAATTTATTCACCCACCAGAggattcatacaggtgaaaagcccaaCACTtgtactcagtgtgggaagtgttttttaaGGAAAAGTGGTTTAAAAATTCATCAGAGGATTCATACAGGAGAAAAGCCATACACatgtactcagtgtgggaagtgttttcttCAAAAAAACCAATTAAGTACCCACCAGAAAAttcattcaggtgaaaagccctacacatgcactcactgtgggaagtgttttttaaGGAAAGGGGATTTAAACAACCATCAAATGATTCATACAAGAGGAAAgcaaatgtga